The nucleotide window gccggcccagcaaactaacggcgtatgctacgccgtgggtcgactagtaacTTTATACAATTACATTAGTTACTCTCCTGGCTTTGCGACGTCTGCTATCTTGTATGGTGATAATCTACTGCTAGCCAATGTATTTTACACTCTATTGCTATTCTACGTATTTTAACTCTCTTGCGCATGCGTTCATCACATCCATCCAACTGATCTCCCCTTGGCTGTTGTTGCTTACTGTTTGAACTCTTGTCCACCCCACAGATGGCGGtcatcatgtgtgtgtgttttctcaTCATCTGGTTGCCTTATTCCGTCTTGAGCATCTGCTTCGCCTACATTCCCGCCTTTGACGTCCACCCTGTCCAGTCGGCCATCCCCACTGTGCTGGCCAAGATAAGTCACGTCATTAACCCTGTGGTAAGTCACTCTAaggacagacaaacagaaagcCTGTGTGTGTTGTTCTGGGTATATTTTAGTTGAATATGTGTGGGTGTCTTTGCTATAGTAAGACCGGAAATACAAGAATAAGATGCCCAAAGGGAAGTAATCCTTTTATTTACGCATGCGCacgtgttttttttctatataaagtcAACTATCGATTATGTTTGTTAATGGTCTTATCAAGCGATGGACTGAAATGATTAAAGGTGATGAAATAAGACATGGGTTAGAAATGTAATTTCTAGAAAACAAAGCTTTAAAATTAGCAGGCCGATTATTGCTTTGTTTAAGACCACAATAATTAGCACATACAaactgttatggagtgtgttttGAGTAGCACTTACCATATAACTCTCAGTAGGCCTACGATAGATGCAGACGAGAGGTTAAAGTAGATacacagagaatgagagacagagagagagagacaggaaaatTCGATTATTGTATATCAATATCGATATCAACATGATCACATACATCAACATCTACATCAACATCTACATAGGTGTCGCCACTGAACTTATAGCCCAGACCGGGGGTTCGTCAAATTGTTTTCTTACATGCTTTGAACAATGTCACTTCCTACAAACTGCAAACTTTAGACATTGTCTCCTCCGAGATAGACGTGGTCTCTAAGCTGTTACATGTACACAGATATATATACAGACACATGCagacatacacgcacacacacacacacacaatcacaatCTGCTAAGTGGTGAGGCTACACGCAGTTATCAAGCCAAACCAATGTTACTGAATTTTGCTTGCGGTAAGAACAATTTCAGGCAGTTAATCAACTGCCCTCATTAAGTTTGGTCAGCGAACCAACGGAGTAACTGACCCCTAACATGTTTCTAAGTTGAGTCCTAACTATGACCCACTTACAATAGACCTTGCAACATGTTCAGTTCCCTTCACAAAGTTGTCCTCTTCGAGTACAcagtttacttttaaaattgttttgataCAGCaaatctttcatgcttatattaGCAGTGGTCCAATcttttttgtggaccagtggggggaggggatataTGTGAGAAGGTTTTCGCGCTGTCTTTAGACAACTCTGCTCCTGTCGAGATTCGAACTCGATTCCTCATGTTATATAACCAAGCCGTGGCAAAGAGGTGTTGGTCTCTCAGCCACTTGGCTACCAAATAAGAAACGTTACACGTGACAGGAAGAAGACATTTGAAACGCCTCACATTGTAAATAATGCGACGTATCGATGTCCGACTGATGTATGTTGTAAGACTAGGTTCTTAATTAGAACCTTGCTCATCAgacaaccccccctccccccaccccttcaCAATCATCAAGTTATGTCTGCTCATGTTTCTCAGTATTATTGAACCATTAAAACATCGTCTGCACAAAGAACTGGAAACAACACGATTTTCATCTCGACTTAGAAgctacacaaaaacaaaagattaaaatgtttctttgtttcttctTGTGTTTCATCTTCTCTTGTATGTTAAGTGTTTTTAAGATTAGGTACGCTTTAAAACGTAACCCCagtcagatcttgcgatctatactGGCAGATGAAGTAAAGTTTAGCTTTATTTTATAGCTAtttgttaacgagggtgtcatgtggctagcacaacgaccaacaaccACCTTTACCTCGTGACGTATGTCAGGTACGCCTTTAAGTTGACGTAGTCCGTCCCATTGATTCCAATTACCCATAATGCACCGTCAGATTTCATGTAAAATTGTAATAACCGggcgaattttcaccttaatcgaaagttccaatactttatttacttgtatagtcactggcatataaatatgccatatgttgcaaggttcgtaaagtaaagtcgcaattttgtacttagtaaagaatgaatagaattcaaagtcgaattttatttccaatacaaaatcttaattttcacttattatccttattcccacccagacaaGGCCCGTGCattcagtttcgcatagggcctagCAATTGTAGGACCGGCActgatgcccaggcattcatctcatttctatgagatgattcatagtcgcttcgcgactgaaggaggccatagtaGTGTTATTTATAAGTTCTAAGATTCAAACCCGTTTCGTTATCCAGAGCACCCGGTCACCATACCCTACACCATAACTCTACACCATACCCTTCACTGGCCTTCACATTATGTAATataaagagttttttttatttttattttttcctgccGTAAAACTGTTCCATTGAGACGATTACTTTGTCTTGAGTGTCAATCAACTGCctcattaaaataataatgatgagaattataataaagaaaaaataaatatattatttgaaGGGATGATGACAACTGACCTTGAAGACATCTTTAAGGTCCTCAACTTACGTAGGTGGATTCTCGTTACGTGCCAAAAGGCGTTACTTCTGCAGACCTATTACATCAACATATAGCATTACTGAGCAACGTTAAGCTGAACacaaatatttacaaagcttatattaacttactctgtctgtctgtctctctgtctgtcaaGTAAAATGTTTATCTATAGACGTtgtttctcccatacccattctcggatcaagctgaaattttgcacaattattttttttttacctgacaacataaatgtgaataaaaatagtaatcaactagttaattaactaatggcaatgattttttttcggaatcttgaacaagggaaagaaatcatacttgacagatgtgatggtataagttgaatttgttCCCTTAAGGACTCGCGCCCAGggtgaacttttaaaaaaaaataccattataaaaaaagattatgtaaacattcaccaagacacccctttctaccccccccccccatcctttttcccaactggtccagacaagtgatagaatcatagcacTTTGAGAAagctataaattaaaaaacaatttgttaaaaatatttcaaaccgCAGATTAAATATGTCTAGGTAATTCATACATATTATTACACCAAACTGAtcgaaactaattgatacaattacacttaatataagctttgttgttctttttttacagtatttttatgtttttcttgttttattatgATTTCAATACGTTCTGTTTACTTTGtactttctatttatttactttgtacTTTCTATTTACATACTTTGTACTTTCTATTCACTTACTTTGTACTTTCTATTCACTTACTTTGtactttctatttatttacattgtacTTTCTATTCACTTACTTTGtactttctatttatttacattgtactttctatttatttacattgtactttctatttatttactttgtacTTTCTATTCACTTACTTTGtactttctatttatttactttgtacTTTCTATTTACTTACTTTGTACTTTCTATTCACTTACTTTGtactttctatttatttactttgtacTTTCTATTTACTTACATTGTACTTTCTATTCACTTACTTTGTACTTTCTATTCACTTACTTTGtactttctatttatttactttgtacTTTCTATTCACTTACTTTGtactttctatttatttactttgtacTTTCTATTTACTTACTTTGTACTTTCTATTCACTTACTTTGtactttctatttatttacattgtactttctatttatttactttgtacTTTCTATTCACTTACtttgtattttctatttatttactttgtacTTTCTATTCACTTACtttgtattttctatttatttacattgtactttctatttatttactttgtacTTTCTATTCACTTACtttgtattttctatttatttactttgtacTTTCTATTCACTTACTTTGTACTTTCTATTCACTTACTTTGTACTTTCTATTCACTTACTTTGTACTTTCTATTCACTTACTTTGtactttctatttatttactttgtacTTTCTATTCACTTACTTTGtactttctatttatttactttgtacTTTCTATTCACTTACtttgtattttctatttatttactttgtacTTTCTATTCATTTACTTTGTACTTTCTATTCACTTACTTTGTACTAATTGTTTCCTTACCTTTACTTCCTTCTTATattttacttactttttttttacttttttcttcaaGCTTACTTTTTTACTTCCTATTCACTTACTATTTCAGATCTACTTCACTATGAATCCTTACTATTCACTTACTATTTCAGATCTACTTCACTATGAATCCTTACTATTCACTTACTATTTCAGATCTATTTCACTATGAATCCTTACTATTCAATTATTATTTCAGATCTACTTCACTATGAATCCTTACTATTCACTTACTATTTCAGATCTACTTCACTATGAATCCTTACTACCGGAGACGTGTCAAGTGTTTTAATTGCTGGCAGTCCGTCACTTCCAACGTCTCCATCAACACCGGAGGCAAAATGACAGAGGAGTGCCCCGCGGAGAGAAGCTCCGACCAGGCCACCCAGCTCCCTCTGAGCACCTACATCACCCCTAGCCCCAGCATGCCCCACAACATCCACGCCGCCAGATACAACGCCACGGATCGAGGCTCTCCGGCTGGCAGCTTGGGGGCATACAGCGACGACGAGGCTGACAACGGGACTGTGACCCTCACGGAGGTGGGCTCTGTGGACGTCCACAGCAGTGTCACCCTAAAACAGCAACACCTCCAAGATCTAATCTTAACCTTATCAAAAGAAAGCGGCGGAGTTAAAAACTATCAGGAGGGCGCTAAAAAAAACAGCCTCCCCAACGACTACCCCCCAAACAACGTTGCCAAATCTGGCAGTAAATCGCTGACTCGTCTAATGCTCGTCCTAGATAAACGTAATTTTAAAGGCGTTCATAAAGAGTCGAGCTTAAACCAGAGCGAGACAAGGAAACTTCAGAGCAACGACCCCGACACTTCCAAAAATCTACTTTCTGCCCAGGAAACCTCCGGCCTGAACACGAAAGCAGGATTTCTTTCCAATTATAACAATCTGGCTGCCAACTGTGGTAATCTCAATGACAGCGAAGACGGCGACGGCCACCTCCTGAGAGACAAAGTACGGAAAAAGTTGGTAGGAGTGGTTCTGTCCACGGCGAATGGGGACAGCTCACACGACTCCAGCGCTAGCTCCACTCCGGAGCCGGACTCGTCCCGGAGTCCCTCCGCGCGGAGCTCAGACGACATTAACTCCAACGAAATTTCCAATCCGAAACGATTGGTCCGGTTCATGGCCATCCATAACGGCGTGGACACCGCCACTGACCAGAATGAAAACCTGGAAACCTTTGTGCTGGTTTGTCCAGAAGAGATTGAACATTTGATGGTAGACAAGAATTCTTTTCCAACGGAATTAATTACTAATGCTTAGTGCACACTTTCTGCCTTGGATAAAGGACATTGGAATAAACGAACCGCCACAATGACATTTGAACATTACAGAGGAAACACTATATAATAAaggaaaacaattttatttagactacaaatatttatagacttaattatattcatataatattattttgtgtatttataatatatataaagtgtGCCATTAAAATTCCATATTGTAGTTTTTTAGATATGGCGGATAACGATAAATTAGCTAGACCTGTttgtatgatatatatatatatataaggcttgtcttcgagatatatatatatatatatatatatattatatatatatatatcgaatatatacacatatgaaaagcatttattattgttgttacatACTTGggtataatatttattttaaatgtatacaatATAGGTTTTTACACCTTCTACATCGTAAatgtggaggcgcggtggctgagcggtaagacgctcggcttctgaaccgggggtcctagGATCGaatgctggtgaagactggaatttttaatttcgggatcattgggcgcctctgagtatacccagctctaatgggtacctgacattagttggggaaaaaaggtGAAGGcggtttggtcgttgtgctagccacgtgacaccctcggtaaccgtaggccacaaaaacagatgacatttacatcatctgccctataaatcacaaggtctgaaaggggtacatTACATTTTCGAGTACAATATGGACAGCTACAATGTCTTTTTGATTCTTATaagacgtattattaaactctaaaaaagttttagtcTGTATGAATGTCTTACTTAACATAAGTTAATCAAATTGTGTACCTCATTCACTAATCGTAAACGAACACCCCATTATCTATTCTTTACAACTTACGACCTTATTCAAATCAAACATGGATATCACGTGACCGTATttctccgtttttttttaaatcaatggttgtcacgtgactgtTCGTTTTGGTGTAATGAGGTTCATTGTCAATGTGACTGATTTGAACAGTCTTCTCCCCAAGATCTCTTTGCTCACAACTCTTTCATACtactttatattattttttccaAACCTTTTCGACATGTAAAGCTTACAGTAAGAATGTTCTTAACAAAAGCTACATAAGATACTCTAGATAGATTGAAGATATGTAGCCTAATGGGTATTTTCACGATAAATCTTCGATAGTAAACAATGTGAAGGACGTTAATTTAAAAGGTCaatgctgccaactaaataaagtaCAAGAGAGCACTGTGGTCTTTAATCAGCCAGGGAAACCAAGGACTTACCAGACTTTAAGTCTccaattaacatgcatgacttgcTTGACACAAGGATACatttaggacgtaattatcttctattaagaTGGAACgtctgtaagataagataagaagataagaaaattGTGCTGCAAGTGAAAAAGGTTAAAGTGCTAAGAAGTGCACAAAAGTGAGCGGAATGTGTAAAGTACCTCAGCACTTTCTAGTTCAtgacaccggagacaccaaataGCTGTTTCTAGTTTCCCCACCATATATTCAAATCTATGGGATCTTAAAGGCACATATACTATTGGATGGTCTTACCCGAATACGTGCGCCAAAACCCCGACTACAACAAATATTAGAGCAATGCTATAAAACATGACATAGAGCAATGCTATAAAACATGACATAGAGCAATGCTATAAAACATGACATGAATgcattttgttctattttctgAAGACAAAAAATGAAAACCGCAAAATAtgaacgtttttttttgttgctgtccAAACTCCTGGATATCAAAGCAAATTCCTGGATATCAAAGCAAATTCCTGGATATCAAAGCAAACTCCTGGATATCAAAGCAAATTCCTGGATATCAAAGCAAACTCCTGGATATCAAAGTAAACTTTTAGAATTACAATTCTATGACCAAGTGTTTCTTGTTCAAATATGtgaaacgaatttttttttgtttaaagaatcGTCCGAATAGAAATGTACGAGTAGAGAAGCGTAGAAATctatcaaattttgtttttagtatttctttttttttatcagaggCTATTGATTGACCGTAAACTGGGTCTCGTCCGGCCTCCAGTGGGCTTTGATCAGAGCGCATTGATCGTCTCAAAACTAGGTCTATGTCTTCATATTTGTGTCTTTTTTCACATATTTGTCTTTCACTAAATATAATCAATCAATAATGCGATGTCTCCCGGAAGTGTCACAGCACTGGTCACGTGACGTATTTGTTTCTCAATTTGAATATCGTTTTACATCGATCATTGAGTATAACGCTTGAGCCAGTTTTGTTGTGTTTCACTTAATGAGAGGGCGATTGGTAATGAAACCAAGGTATAGAACAAAATGCTCTTGGAAATGGGGATGTATTTTGAAATAGTTATGTGCAATAAAATGGTAATGTGCATTGAAATGGTGATGTGCAATAAAATGGCAATGTGCATTGAAATGGTGATGTGCAATAAGATGGCAATGTGCATTGAAATGGTGATGTGCATCTTATTGAAAATGAGATGTCCTAAACTAATGGTGGTAATGAAATGTTGATGTTTAAACTAACGCATTATATGATgatgtgaaaaaaattaaaatggtgATGTGTAATAAAATGGTGATGTGTAATGAAATGGTGGGTGTAGTAAAATGGTGAAATGTAACGAAATGGTCGTGTAATCGAATGATGATGCTTAAGAAGATGATGATTTGTGTTAAAATGAAGATGTATAATGAAATGATGATGTCTAATCAGATGATGATGTGTAGTGAAATGATGATTCATATCTTATTGGTAAGTTGGTGTGCATTGAGAGGTTAACTTGTAGTCAGAAGATGATGTTTAAACGTATTGAAAAAAGAGTGATGTGTAAATAAATGGTGGTGTGAAATGTAACCGAATAATCGTGTGTCTTAACCCTAAATACAAACcattattgataatatattttctaaatatttagctttttaagATATTCTCAAACTTTGTGACACATAACGTAACTCTATGAAAAAAGAGTTCACCAATCAGCAGTTTCTACGTCATATAATCGGGTATTTCCAATATATGTTCACATGTTTTTGTTCCCTATTCATATGTTTCTGTTCATCTTTCAATTACATGGCATTAAACTTTCACCCTTTTTATCTTTcgcttaattattttttagttcaactttttatttcagTTACAATGTTTCTTAGTAACACAGAGTGATACAGGTCATGGTCGAGATTTGATCGATCTACTACTGATCGCACTGATTGCCACAGACTTGACCTCACAATCTCAACGATTTCATCTCATCGAAGTGTCTCAAGGCGATTGCCGAGTCAGGAGCGGAGTTACCAACGATAAAAAGCTGACACCCTAATCAAGATATAGTGCACTGATATGGCCCTTACTGATAGGAGGTTGACCTCTAGATCAGTATTTCAGTAAGGTTTAAGATCattgtaaatgttaaaaaaagtgCTATGTCAATCACTtctaaaaaatatgtgtgaccgtgtctgaaaaaaaaaacatagaccCAAAACACgtgttgtaattatttttttaagattaacaatataaaatcaaatcaatacttctttaaaaaaaaagacgattCCTACTATACACCTCTTTTAGAACGATCATTTTGCtcttaaaaactaaacaaactttttttttgtctaatgcACGCAGGAATACAGTACGTAAGTTTTTACCCTACCTACCGACGTAATCTGTGTAAGGTATAGATTTTCTAACCCAATAACAACATCAACAGTAAAAATAACAGCACTGGCTACACCAGCAGTATCAAGAACAGCAATAAGAGCAATTGCTACACCAGCAGTATCAAGAACAGCAATAAGAGCAATTGCTACACCAGCAGTATCAAGAACAGCAATAAGAGCAATTGCTACACCAGCAGTATCAAGAACAGCAATAAGAGCAATTGCTACACCAGCAGTATCAAGAACAGCAATAAGAGCATTGGCTACACCAGCATTATCAAGAACAGCAATGGCTACAGCAACTTGAACAACAACAATGACTACAACATGAATACGAAAAATTACAACAATAGCGACATCGATAATAataacatcaataaaaaaacatcagCAACAACACCGATGACACAAACAACTATGACACAAGCAAAAAAAATTCAACCAAAtacaacaataaaacaaattttaatctCTCAGGCTTAGATGAACTGGAGCTGGAGAAGGtaaaagcagtgatgcccaacctttttGTGTGTCACGCACTGATTCACagcaaaacaacaagaaaaaacaaaaaaaaaaaaaaaaaaaaaaaaaaaaaacagaaaaaaaacaacaaacaacaagcaaaacttctt belongs to Biomphalaria glabrata chromosome 12, xgBioGlab47.1, whole genome shotgun sequence and includes:
- the LOC106063629 gene encoding pineal opsin-like, yielding MASLNLSYPSGATAAIALTNVTLSNHDPFVSSMSYSWDLIIGITIVMIVISGLFLNVTVLWTLVKRRAGLRHNHQLTNTDYYIIALASSDLLAVVLCYPLTFVSTLSHRWLFGQVGCSINGFFGFLFSTVDVGVLSTMSIVRMLSVKMPHCALVKQPRYTGVVLIGVLIYALIWTAAPLFGWGVYAPEPFGTSCTVSWKNPDRSYVTAVFTGVLAVPLFIMLVCYGCVVYHMSLSASRVERYFAERKRRAKSQNRLVRMAVIMCVCFLIIWLPYSVLSICFAYIPAFDVHPVQSAIPTVLAKISHVINPVIYFTMNPYYRRRVKCFNCWQSVTSNVSINTGGKMTEECPAERSSDQATQLPLSTYITPSPSMPHNIHAARYNATDRGSPAGSLGAYSDDEADNGTVTLTEVGSVDVHSSVTLKQQHLQDLILTLSKESGGVKNYQEGAKKNSLPNDYPPNNVAKSGSKSLTRLMLVLDKRNFKGVHKESSLNQSETRKLQSNDPDTSKNLLSAQETSGLNTKAGFLSNYNNLAANCGNLNDSEDGDGHLLRDKVRKKLVGVVLSTANGDSSHDSSASSTPEPDSSRSPSARSSDDINSNEISNPKRLVRFMAIHNGVDTATDQNENLETFVLVCPEEIEHLMVDKNSFPTELITNA